One Rosa chinensis cultivar Old Blush chromosome 3, RchiOBHm-V2, whole genome shotgun sequence DNA window includes the following coding sequences:
- the LOC112193450 gene encoding uncharacterized protein LOC112193450 — MRMEPKSKLVATASFGEGRGGCIVNESKKDRLSNLPDEIVHHILSSSLKTPILDIEDLTMFSCVSKRCRQLVLSNPTLCFDGFQRTRISTCSKRSKLMNSFDRLLACRGDCKLQVFDVSWNSHYSWTTPCFCEDNKFRVFTWIYNVLVRYKVETLHVFIEHGLLDDDHILPAFPSYIFHCDSLRSLKVDVNCMIQAPSFAFSSNLRSLVLTSVTIVDEEFFKWISCCCKFIEDLCLDSVYGPNNVTIESSSLELFHFKCAANGRICHLHISGEKLKEIAVDWSFNPYRKISFGILAPNLKRYRWTGNLINHPNLGNLVSLEEAEIRLKPKLDGWDNVLEILCRLRGVKVFLLTEEVTKTSGFNMRHWKLQDPALFNQLKEFTIELWGEPNGIELARYILEHAQNLEKMVIVHLPQHSHVKRELSKSKTISNAKLFFSTYT, encoded by the exons ATGAGAATGGAACCCAAAAGTAAGTTGGTGGCTACTGCAAGTTTTGGTGAAGGTAGAGGAGGTTGTATTGTGAATGAGAGCAAGAAAGATAGGCTTAGTAATCTTCCGGACGAAATCGTGCACCACATTCTTTCTTCCTCACTTAAAACACCTATCCTTGATATAGAGGACCTCACTATGTTCAGCTGTGTGTCCAAAAGATGCAGACAACTTGTCCTGTCAAACCCGACATTGTGTTTTGATGGATTTCAGAGGACTAGAATATCCACCTGCAGTAAACGGTCAAAGTTGATGAATTCTTTTGATAGGCTGTTGGCTTGCCGCGGGGATTGTAAGTTACAGGTCTTTGATGTATCATGGAATTCACACTATTCATGGACAACACCATGCTTCTGTGAAGATAACAAATTTCGAGTATTCACTTGGATATACAATGTTCTAGTTAGgtataaggttgaaacgcttcaTGTTTTTATCGAACATGGCTTACTAGATGATGATCACATATTACCTGCATTTCCATCCTACATCTTTCATTGTGACTCCTTGAGGTCTCTGAAGGTGGACGTAAATTGTATGATTCAAGCACCCTCCTTTGCTTTTTCTTCAAATCTCAGATCCTTGGTGTTGACTAGTGTTACTATAGTAGATGAGGAGTTTTTCAAATGGATTTCATGCTGCTGCAAGTTCATTGAGGATTTATGTCTGGATTCTGTTTATGGGCCAAATAATGTCACCATTGAAAGCTCATCTTTAGAGTTATTTCACTTCAAGTGTGCTGCTAATGGTAGGATATGCCATCTTCACATCTCAGGTGAGAAGCTTAAAGAAATAGCTGTGGACTGGAGTTTTAATCCGTATAGGAAAATATCATTTGGTATTCTTGCTCCGAATCTTAAAAGATACAGGTGGACTGGGAATTTGATAAATCACCCAAATCTGGGAAATTTAGTATCTCTAGAAGAAGCTGAGATTCGTCTGAAGCCTAAATTGGATGGCTGGGACAATGTACTTGAGATTCTTTGCAGATTACGTGGTGTTAAAGTTTTTCTTTTAACTGAAGAGGTCACTAAG ACATCGGGGTTTAATATGAGACACTGGAAGCTGCAAGACCCTGCTCTTTTCAATCAGCTTAAGGAGTTTACAATAGAGCTCTGGGGAGAACCTAATGGAATTGAACTAGCGAGGTATATTCTGGAGCATGCTCAGAATTTGGAGAAAATGGTCATTGTTCACCTGCCGCAACATTCTCATGTTAAAAGGGAGTTGAGTAAAAGCAAGACGATTTCAAATGCCAAGCTTTTCTTCAGTACATATACCTAA